In the genome of Myxococcaceae bacterium JPH2, one region contains:
- a CDS encoding PilZ domain-containing protein: MSVSTRAVLVVHPSAERRAQLREILAEYEVIEATNRLDASKFLIRTPPALVLTTPELFPRLLKDLERSAPRAVRVVLCPRRTVQVQQELVDLAAAGHMFFTLEEEPLDALRKALHELMQVRGSGRRDPAEPFMAHFEAGGVRYQAEVADVGTGGVGLHLMGGVHVERLTPGTRLEGLVLTRRDGTPVLHAVGATVRVLRAMNGAGGHHLGVSMERPPRSDEGSLSAVLQDRVAIHGLLRRAVRRGAAFSLRSHEGNRLVDFGHARFAMESTRLLLSEQRHTAELFNPGDMVQLCFDLGGMSHVGTTAVLSQDGAVLSVAIPRSLTEYHRRNSLRFRSTPDRPFAISFVAPLTGEEVYRPLLDLHVGGVAFSFDAGHEVYPPGLRLDALTLHLPGGSTARCRGHVVDTGPLAHSDETRTMERPRRCGVRFDELDDVAHRAIMEAFIHARCPFIHDGSMLPFPAIWDMFRAARVRFPDYPLEGGASITTLEDSHRMLGDGRHGLSKTLVFERDGDLRGHSSGLRIYSRTWMSQHLVVRPGYHRQESISQDLVSLAVDYAESLGDIDYLRGLWRGHNRWSARIFGGIAARMQRPGLSSLHAYTPCRIPIQRALAMDPGSWRVRPAAEEDVAWLEAYLREHQDIVRLRSTDLLGDEMRLSTLSRRYSEQGLVRGREFAVVDGPSGPLGMVVMESMTPGLFWAEWFNAFWMVIPDPALPHADEVRRALVAHASRRMAERGRPVAECLAEDGDLSLLATLGFQNLGRVFEWSIHRTLAREWNNQLVSVFERLSRPQEDEATLEGHETAA, from the coding sequence ATGAGCGTGTCCACGCGTGCTGTCCTGGTCGTCCATCCGAGCGCGGAGCGCCGTGCTCAACTCCGAGAAATCCTGGCGGAATATGAAGTTATCGAAGCGACCAACCGGTTGGATGCTTCGAAATTTCTCATTCGAACTCCGCCCGCCCTGGTCTTGACGACCCCGGAGCTGTTCCCGCGGCTGCTCAAGGACCTGGAGCGGTCCGCGCCCCGGGCGGTCCGCGTGGTGCTCTGCCCTCGCCGGACGGTCCAGGTGCAGCAGGAACTGGTGGACCTGGCGGCCGCCGGCCACATGTTCTTCACCTTGGAGGAGGAGCCGCTGGACGCGCTGCGCAAGGCGCTCCACGAGCTGATGCAGGTGCGCGGCTCGGGCCGGCGCGACCCCGCCGAGCCCTTCATGGCGCACTTCGAGGCCGGGGGCGTGCGCTACCAGGCGGAGGTGGCCGACGTGGGGACGGGCGGCGTGGGCCTGCACCTCATGGGCGGCGTGCACGTGGAGCGGCTCACGCCCGGCACGCGGCTGGAGGGCCTGGTGCTGACGCGGCGCGACGGAACTCCGGTGCTCCATGCGGTGGGCGCGACGGTGCGCGTGCTGCGCGCGATGAACGGCGCGGGGGGCCACCACCTCGGGGTGTCCATGGAGCGGCCGCCGCGCTCGGACGAGGGCTCGCTGTCGGCGGTGCTCCAGGACCGCGTGGCCATCCACGGGTTGCTGCGTCGGGCGGTGCGGCGCGGCGCGGCGTTCTCGCTGCGCAGCCACGAGGGCAACCGGCTGGTGGACTTTGGCCATGCGCGCTTCGCCATGGAGTCCACGCGCCTCTTGCTGTCCGAGCAGCGCCACACCGCGGAGCTGTTCAACCCCGGTGACATGGTGCAGCTGTGCTTCGACCTGGGCGGCATGAGCCACGTGGGCACCACGGCGGTGCTCAGCCAGGACGGCGCGGTGCTCTCGGTGGCCATCCCGCGCTCGCTGACCGAGTACCACCGGCGCAACAGCCTGCGCTTCCGCTCCACGCCGGACCGGCCCTTCGCCATCTCCTTCGTGGCGCCGCTCACGGGGGAAGAGGTGTACCGCCCGCTCTTGGATCTGCATGTCGGCGGCGTTGCCTTCTCGTTCGACGCGGGACACGAGGTGTATCCGCCGGGCCTGAGGTTGGATGCCCTCACGCTGCACCTCCCCGGGGGCAGCACCGCGCGGTGCCGCGGACACGTGGTGGACACGGGCCCGCTGGCACACTCGGATGAGACGCGCACCATGGAGCGTCCGCGCCGCTGCGGCGTGCGCTTCGACGAGCTGGATGACGTGGCGCACCGGGCCATCATGGAGGCCTTCATCCATGCGCGCTGCCCGTTCATCCACGACGGCTCGATGCTCCCGTTCCCCGCCATCTGGGACATGTTCCGCGCCGCGCGCGTGCGCTTCCCGGACTATCCGCTGGAGGGAGGGGCCTCCATCACCACGCTGGAGGACTCGCACCGCATGCTCGGCGATGGGCGCCACGGCTTGTCCAAGACGCTGGTGTTCGAGCGCGATGGCGACCTGCGCGGCCACTCGTCCGGCCTGCGCATCTATTCGCGCACGTGGATGTCTCAGCACCTCGTGGTGCGCCCGGGCTATCATCGGCAGGAGTCCATCTCTCAGGACCTGGTGAGCCTCGCGGTCGACTACGCCGAGTCGCTCGGTGACATCGACTACCTGCGCGGACTCTGGCGCGGCCACAACCGCTGGAGCGCGCGCATCTTCGGCGGCATCGCGGCGCGCATGCAGCGCCCGGGGCTCAGCAGCCTCCATGCGTATACGCCGTGCCGCATCCCCATCCAGCGCGCGCTGGCGATGGATCCGGGCTCGTGGCGCGTGCGCCCCGCCGCCGAGGAGGACGTGGCGTGGCTGGAGGCCTACCTGCGCGAGCATCAGGACATCGTCCGCCTGCGCAGCACGGACTTGCTCGGCGACGAGATGCGCCTGTCCACGCTGTCGCGGCGCTACTCCGAGCAGGGCCTCGTGCGCGGACGCGAGTTCGCCGTGGTGGACGGGCCTTCCGGGCCTCTTGGAATGGTTGTCATGGAATCCATGACTCCGGGCTTGTTTTGGGCCGAGTGGTTCAACGCCTTCTGGATGGTCATTCCCGACCCGGCGTTGCCGCACGCGGACGAGGTGCGGCGCGCGTTGGTGGCGCATGCATCGCGGCGGATGGCCGAGCGGGGCCGGCCCGTGGCAGAGTGCCTGGCCGAGGACGGGGACCTCTCCCTGCTGGCGACGCTGGGCTTCCAGAACCTCGGGCGCGTGTTCGAATGGAGCATTCATCGGACGCTGGCGCGCGAGTGGAACAACCAGCTCGTCTCCGTCTTCGAGCGTCTGTCGCGTCCACAAGAGGACGAGGCGACCCTGGAAGGGCACGAGACAGCGGCATGA
- the nadA gene encoding quinolinate synthase NadA — protein sequence MGVAVDLEREIAELKRSMNAVILAHYYQESEVQDVADFVGDSLALAQAAATTRADVIVFCGVHFMAETAKILNPGKQVLLPDLKAGCSLSDRCPPAAFQAFKAQHPDAFVVSYVNSSAAVKAMSDVICTSSNAVKIVNRVPKDRRILFAPDQHLGRHVMKETGRDMVLWPGSCIVHEIFSEKKLVQLKVEHPDARVVAHPECEQAVLRHADFIGSTKALLDHVLTNPAEKFIVVTEAGILHQMKKGAPHKTFIPAPPDNGCACNECPYMRLNTLEKLYRCMKDRTPELVLPLDLQGAALAPLTRMLEWSR from the coding sequence ATGGGCGTCGCAGTCGACTTGGAGCGGGAGATCGCGGAGCTCAAGCGCTCCATGAACGCGGTCATCCTGGCGCACTACTACCAGGAGAGCGAGGTCCAGGACGTCGCGGACTTCGTGGGGGACAGTCTGGCGCTCGCGCAGGCGGCGGCGACGACGCGCGCGGACGTCATCGTGTTCTGCGGCGTGCACTTCATGGCCGAGACCGCGAAGATCCTCAACCCGGGCAAGCAGGTGCTGCTGCCGGACCTGAAGGCGGGCTGTTCGTTGTCGGACCGCTGTCCCCCCGCCGCGTTCCAGGCGTTCAAGGCGCAGCATCCGGATGCCTTCGTGGTGAGCTACGTGAACAGCTCCGCGGCGGTGAAGGCGATGAGCGACGTCATCTGCACGTCCTCGAACGCGGTGAAGATCGTCAACCGCGTCCCGAAGGACCGCCGCATCCTGTTCGCGCCGGACCAGCACCTGGGCCGCCACGTGATGAAGGAGACCGGGCGGGACATGGTGCTGTGGCCGGGCAGCTGCATCGTCCATGAGATCTTCAGCGAGAAGAAGCTCGTGCAGCTCAAGGTGGAGCACCCGGACGCGCGCGTGGTGGCCCATCCCGAGTGCGAGCAGGCCGTGCTGCGCCACGCGGACTTCATCGGATCCACCAAGGCCCTGCTGGACCACGTGCTGACGAACCCCGCCGAAAAATTCATCGTGGTGACCGAGGCCGGCATCCTCCACCAGATGAAGAAGGGCGCGCCGCACAAGACCTTCATCCCGGCGCCGCCGGACAACGGGTGCGCCTGCAACGAGTGCCCGTACATGCGACTCAACACGTTGGAGAAACTGTACCGGTGCATGAAGGACCGGACGCCCGAGCTGGTGCTGCCACTGGACCTGCAGGGTGCGGCGCTCGCGCCCCTGACGCGCATGTTGGAGTGGTCTCGGTAG
- a CDS encoding methyltransferase domain-containing protein produces MTYLMESDSEARRLLEQERSSPSLERLRVTGLRPGAVVLDAGCGPGAITASLVKMVGPEGRVVALDPSESRLEEAARVLHGNDNVELICAALPQAGLPASIAQTGLPSDHFDYTWCQYVFEYLRDPETALDELIRVTRPGGKVVVADIDGVGLLNWPFPALLRDGTEKLMRALSEQGLDLNVGRKLYHLFRQHGLRDVRVHLSPFYVVGGRADDAMVADWSLRFDVLKPVGVPALGGEAAYTLFRDAFLEMLRDEETFKYAVVLTTEGTKP; encoded by the coding sequence ATGACCTATCTGATGGAGTCGGATTCCGAGGCGCGGCGGCTGCTGGAGCAGGAGCGCTCCTCCCCGAGTCTGGAGCGCCTGCGGGTGACGGGGCTTCGCCCAGGCGCGGTGGTGCTCGATGCGGGCTGCGGTCCAGGAGCCATCACCGCGTCGCTGGTGAAGATGGTGGGGCCAGAGGGACGGGTCGTCGCGTTGGATCCCAGCGAGTCTCGGTTGGAAGAGGCCGCGCGGGTGCTGCACGGGAATGACAACGTGGAGCTGATCTGCGCGGCGCTGCCTCAGGCGGGCCTGCCGGCGTCCATCGCGCAGACGGGGCTGCCGTCGGATCACTTCGACTACACGTGGTGCCAGTACGTCTTCGAGTACCTGCGCGATCCCGAGACGGCGCTCGATGAGCTCATCCGCGTGACGCGGCCTGGCGGCAAGGTGGTGGTGGCGGACATCGACGGAGTGGGGCTGCTCAACTGGCCCTTCCCCGCGCTGCTGCGCGACGGCACCGAGAAGCTGATGCGCGCGTTGTCGGAGCAGGGGTTGGACTTGAACGTGGGGCGCAAGCTCTACCACCTGTTCCGCCAGCACGGCCTGCGCGACGTGCGCGTGCACCTGTCGCCGTTCTACGTGGTGGGGGGCCGCGCGGACGACGCGATGGTGGCGGACTGGTCGCTGCGCTTCGACGTGCTCAAGCCCGTGGGCGTGCCCGCGCTGGGAGGCGAGGCCGCGTACACGCTCTTCCGCGACGCCTTCCTGGAGATGCTGCGCGACGAGGAGACCTTCAAGTACGCCGTGGTGCTCACCACGGAAGGGACCAAGCCATGA
- a CDS encoding POT family MFS transporter, translating to MAETRTGQDDRFPPQIPYIIGNEACERFSFYGMRNILTVFLIDYLLLTQIPDTEMRTTRAKALFHFFMFGVYWFPLVGGWLADRFFGKFRVILWLSLVYCAGHACLALFENSIPGFFAGLFLISVGSGGIKPCVAAMVGDQFSAKNKHLLKKIFAIFYWTINLGSLFASLFIPLALKRLGPAVAFGIPGVLMFVATFLFWLGRKHYVMVPPSGPNPHSFLKIVFAAFQGKRPEAQAGAKSHWLDAALQRHPPEAVEGAKAVLRISGLMLPFVPFFWMLFDQKASTWVVQARAMDPYVGPLKFEPSQMQFINPALVMLLIPFLTAVVYPALQRVGLELTPLRRMPLGLAVGAIAYVIAGGYQVMMEHGTTLNIAWQLLPYIVLTVAEILVSTTGLEFAYTQAPREMKSVVQSIWLVCNATANFAVAIASELNVFTGAGQFFFYASFAAVAAVGMALVARRFVVRDYYQAPTPAQVDGAAPAAAPAT from the coding sequence ATGGCCGAGACACGTACCGGGCAGGACGACCGCTTTCCGCCGCAGATCCCCTACATCATCGGGAACGAGGCGTGTGAGCGCTTCAGCTTCTACGGGATGCGGAACATCCTCACGGTGTTCCTCATCGACTACCTGCTGCTGACGCAGATTCCGGACACGGAGATGCGCACCACGCGGGCCAAGGCGCTCTTCCACTTCTTCATGTTCGGCGTGTACTGGTTCCCGCTGGTGGGCGGGTGGCTGGCGGACCGGTTCTTCGGCAAGTTCCGCGTCATCCTGTGGCTGAGCCTGGTGTACTGCGCCGGGCACGCGTGCCTCGCGCTGTTCGAGAACAGCATCCCGGGCTTCTTCGCCGGCCTCTTCCTCATCTCGGTGGGCAGCGGCGGAATCAAGCCGTGCGTGGCGGCCATGGTGGGTGACCAGTTCTCGGCGAAGAACAAGCACCTCTTGAAGAAGATCTTCGCCATCTTCTACTGGACCATCAACCTGGGCTCGTTGTTCGCGTCGCTGTTCATCCCGCTGGCGCTCAAGCGCCTGGGGCCCGCGGTGGCCTTCGGCATCCCCGGCGTCCTGATGTTCGTCGCGACCTTCCTGTTCTGGCTGGGTCGCAAGCACTACGTGATGGTGCCGCCCTCGGGGCCCAACCCTCACTCGTTCCTGAAGATCGTGTTCGCGGCCTTCCAGGGGAAGCGCCCGGAGGCCCAAGCGGGCGCGAAGTCCCACTGGCTGGACGCCGCGCTGCAGCGGCACCCGCCCGAGGCCGTGGAGGGCGCCAAGGCGGTGTTGCGCATCAGCGGATTGATGCTCCCGTTCGTGCCCTTCTTCTGGATGCTGTTCGACCAGAAGGCCTCCACGTGGGTGGTCCAGGCCCGCGCCATGGACCCCTACGTGGGCCCGCTGAAGTTCGAGCCCAGCCAGATGCAGTTCATCAACCCCGCGCTGGTGATGTTGCTCATCCCGTTCCTCACGGCGGTGGTGTACCCGGCGCTGCAGCGCGTGGGCCTCGAGCTGACGCCGCTGCGGCGCATGCCCCTGGGGCTGGCGGTGGGCGCCATCGCGTACGTCATCGCGGGCGGCTATCAGGTGATGATGGAGCACGGCACCACGCTCAACATCGCCTGGCAGCTCTTGCCGTACATCGTGCTGACGGTGGCGGAGATTCTCGTGTCCACCACGGGCCTGGAGTTCGCGTACACCCAGGCGCCGCGTGAGATGAAGAGCGTGGTGCAATCCATCTGGCTGGTGTGCAACGCCACGGCGAACTTCGCGGTGGCCATCGCCTCCGAGCTGAATGTCTTCACCGGCGCCGGCCAGTTCTTCTTCTATGCGAGCTTCGCCGCCGTCGCCGCCGTGGGCATGGCGCTCGTCGCCCGCCGCTTCGTGGTCCGCGACTACTACCAGGCCCCGACTCCCGCGCAGGTGGATGGCGCCGCCCCCGCCGCCGCGCCCGCGACGTAG
- a CDS encoding peptide MFS transporter yields MQSTVAAGETRKGHPPGLYLLFATEMWERMSYYGMRGLLVLFLTAKVADGGLAWTNAAALEVYGTYTGLVYLTPILGGYIADRYIGQRKAVVIGGALMVLGHLLLALPGMAIFYAGLGLLIVGNGFFKPNISTMVGGLYAKGDGRRDAGFTIFYMGINLGALLGNFICGTLGEKVGWHWGFGSAGVGMFLGLIIFLALSKKLLGDVGLAPAPQPVVSETRADKSSPRGFTRQEIDRIVAIFIISMFVVVFWTGFEQAGGLMNLYTNQKVDRTMFGWEVPTTWFQNFNSIFVVSLAPVVALVWSFMSARGKNLSSAVKMALGLLLMGIGFLFMMGASRESELMGKAASWWVIAAYLFHSVGELCLSPVGLSMVTKVAPARVVSAMMGVWFLANAAANKLAGVLGSRADKLGEMGVFEAIAIGAIASGVLLLVLAPLIKRMMHGTDQGEAPPDAAESDRRAVSSAA; encoded by the coding sequence ATGCAAAGCACCGTCGCCGCAGGAGAGACCCGCAAGGGACATCCCCCGGGCCTCTACCTGTTGTTCGCCACCGAGATGTGGGAGCGCATGTCCTATTACGGCATGCGTGGCCTGCTGGTGCTCTTCCTCACGGCCAAGGTCGCGGACGGAGGGCTCGCGTGGACCAACGCCGCGGCGCTCGAGGTCTACGGCACGTACACCGGGTTGGTGTACCTGACGCCCATCCTGGGCGGTTACATCGCGGACCGGTACATCGGGCAGCGCAAGGCGGTGGTGATTGGCGGCGCGCTGATGGTGCTGGGGCACCTGCTCCTGGCCTTGCCCGGCATGGCCATCTTCTACGCGGGCCTCGGACTGCTGATTGTGGGCAACGGCTTCTTCAAGCCCAACATCTCCACGATGGTGGGCGGGCTGTATGCCAAGGGCGATGGGCGCCGCGATGCCGGCTTCACCATCTTCTACATGGGCATCAACCTGGGCGCGCTCCTGGGCAACTTCATCTGCGGCACGCTGGGTGAGAAGGTGGGCTGGCACTGGGGCTTCGGCTCGGCCGGCGTGGGCATGTTCCTGGGGCTCATCATCTTCCTCGCGCTGTCGAAGAAGCTGCTGGGGGACGTGGGCCTCGCGCCGGCGCCCCAGCCGGTGGTGAGCGAGACCCGTGCGGACAAGTCCTCGCCGCGCGGCTTCACGCGCCAGGAGATCGACCGCATCGTCGCCATCTTCATCATCTCGATGTTCGTCGTCGTCTTCTGGACGGGCTTCGAGCAGGCCGGCGGCCTGATGAACCTCTACACGAACCAGAAGGTGGACCGGACCATGTTCGGCTGGGAGGTCCCCACCACGTGGTTCCAGAACTTCAACTCGATCTTCGTCGTGTCGCTGGCTCCGGTGGTGGCGCTGGTGTGGAGCTTCATGTCCGCGCGCGGCAAGAACCTGAGCTCGGCGGTGAAGATGGCCCTGGGCCTGCTGCTCATGGGCATTGGCTTCCTCTTCATGATGGGGGCCTCGCGCGAGAGCGAGCTGATGGGCAAGGCCGCCTCGTGGTGGGTCATCGCGGCGTACCTGTTCCACTCGGTGGGCGAGCTGTGCCTGTCGCCGGTGGGCCTGTCCATGGTCACCAAGGTGGCCCCGGCGCGTGTCGTCTCCGCGATGATGGGCGTGTGGTTCCTGGCGAACGCGGCGGCCAACAAGCTCGCGGGCGTCCTCGGCTCTCGCGCGGACAAGCTGGGTGAGATGGGCGTGTTCGAGGCCATCGCCATCGGCGCGATCGCCTCCGGCGTCCTGTTGCTGGTGCTCGCCCCGCTCATCAAGCGGATGATGCACGGCACGGATCAGGGTGAGGCCCCTCCAGACGCGGCCGAGTCAGACCGCCGCGCGGTGTCCTCCGCGGCCTGA
- a CDS encoding response regulator has translation MTSGGAAPDDLAPVPADTPEISVRTLRGFLLHFEEAYGRERLAALWEREKLPLPLSYVETLSHFVSLRFVESMLDLMVRDSGDPEFATKAGMRIASPGAMGFAYYMLKALATPAVCYERTVELGPTFNRVGTFRIVQMGSDQMVLRYTSRIPEHGRNLCRARMGNFASLPTIWDLAPAEVRETQCHVEGAPCCEYHLRWQALPPVAWRRYVGGLVGVVGGLMAHALALGPAGFSVGAFALTGSALGAWLDTRAELERKDLQLNEQHQGLKRSLEDLQRRNEEIFRTNLELEDRVEARTRELSEANSKLEAALVRQQELDRVKSEFFDNVSHELRTPLTLILLSLESLQKKAPEDLPDVLRQHLATMDRSAQRLLRLINNLLDLAQLESGKVRLRYHPLELYGFLSTLLLPFRTMAEKQGVELVLDGQTVSPVHVDSERIEIVFQNLVSNALKFTQAGRVTVRVREDDADVHVEVVDTGPGIAQRDLAVIFDRFAQADTSGTRRFGGTGIGLALVKETLELHSGGISVTSEVGQGSNFHVRLPKGMAHVRDELRERRRQDVPVRRDRRISGNFPSVATSTPAAAPSSAPHDHPGPDQRAPRVLVVEDDHEIRAFIAGILEQHYRVLEASNGEEGRQRAMTEHPDLVLSDVMMPVMSGLQLLDVLRASPQTVDIPIILLTARQDVSAKVEALGSGANDYLGKPFSPRELLARVETQLRLREAAVRAAENERLAAIGLLTSGFAHEVRNPLNGLMNALVPLKEVVQGGQGTDPDMGVAMLEVMEECGQRIRHLAESLLSFVRTAEKPVAVRLDAALDSTLSVLGWKVPPGVVVERAYHCSEPVLGDPGTLNQVWLNLLDNALRAVGESGRVRVATAREGDEVLVSFSDTGVGIRPEDMERIFQPFFSTRAAGEGTGLGLALSRRIILQHGGRIGVTSKPGEGTRVEVRLPLRPTVGGAPAPTQPSQDRWTRRLG, from the coding sequence ATGACGTCGGGAGGCGCGGCGCCGGACGACCTGGCGCCAGTCCCCGCCGATACCCCGGAGATCAGCGTCCGAACCCTGCGCGGCTTCCTCCTGCACTTCGAGGAGGCCTATGGCCGTGAGCGGTTGGCCGCGCTGTGGGAGCGCGAGAAGCTGCCGCTGCCGCTGAGCTACGTGGAGACGCTGTCTCACTTCGTGTCGCTGCGCTTCGTGGAGTCCATGCTGGACCTCATGGTGCGCGACTCGGGGGACCCGGAGTTCGCGACCAAGGCGGGCATGCGCATCGCGAGCCCGGGCGCCATGGGCTTCGCGTACTACATGCTCAAGGCGCTCGCGACGCCGGCCGTCTGCTACGAGCGCACCGTGGAGCTGGGGCCCACCTTCAACCGGGTGGGCACCTTCCGCATCGTCCAGATGGGCAGCGACCAGATGGTGCTGCGCTACACGTCGCGCATCCCCGAGCATGGCCGCAACCTGTGCCGCGCGCGCATGGGCAACTTCGCCTCGCTGCCCACCATCTGGGACCTGGCGCCCGCGGAGGTTCGCGAGACGCAGTGTCACGTGGAGGGCGCGCCCTGTTGTGAGTACCACCTGCGCTGGCAGGCCCTGCCGCCGGTGGCGTGGCGCCGCTACGTGGGCGGGCTGGTGGGCGTGGTGGGCGGGTTGATGGCGCATGCGCTCGCGCTGGGGCCCGCGGGCTTCTCCGTGGGCGCGTTCGCGCTGACGGGCTCCGCGCTGGGCGCGTGGCTGGACACCCGCGCGGAGCTGGAGCGCAAGGACCTGCAGCTCAACGAGCAGCACCAGGGGCTCAAGCGCTCGCTGGAGGACCTGCAGCGGCGCAACGAGGAGATCTTCCGCACCAACCTGGAGCTGGAGGACCGCGTCGAGGCGCGCACGCGCGAGCTGTCCGAGGCCAACTCCAAGCTCGAGGCCGCGCTCGTGCGGCAGCAGGAGCTGGATCGCGTCAAGAGCGAGTTCTTCGACAACGTGAGCCATGAGCTGCGCACGCCGCTCACGCTCATCCTGCTGTCGCTGGAGTCGCTCCAGAAGAAGGCGCCGGAAGACCTGCCCGACGTGCTGCGCCAGCACCTGGCCACGATGGACCGCAGCGCGCAGCGCCTCTTGCGGCTCATCAACAACCTGCTGGACCTGGCGCAGCTCGAGTCCGGCAAGGTGCGCCTGCGCTATCACCCGCTGGAGCTGTACGGCTTCCTCTCCACGCTGCTCCTGCCGTTTCGCACCATGGCGGAGAAGCAGGGCGTGGAGCTGGTGCTGGATGGGCAGACCGTCTCGCCGGTGCATGTGGACAGCGAGCGCATCGAGATCGTCTTCCAGAACCTGGTGTCCAACGCGCTCAAGTTCACCCAGGCGGGCCGCGTCACGGTGCGCGTGCGCGAGGACGACGCGGACGTGCACGTGGAGGTGGTGGACACGGGGCCGGGCATCGCGCAGCGCGACCTCGCCGTCATCTTCGACCGGTTCGCGCAGGCGGACACGTCCGGCACGCGCCGGTTCGGCGGCACGGGCATTGGCCTGGCGCTGGTGAAGGAGACGCTGGAGCTGCACTCGGGCGGCATCTCGGTGACGAGCGAGGTGGGCCAGGGCTCCAACTTCCATGTGCGGCTGCCCAAGGGCATGGCGCACGTTCGCGACGAGCTGCGCGAGCGCCGACGCCAGGATGTCCCCGTGCGCCGCGACCGCCGCATCTCCGGCAACTTCCCCTCGGTGGCGACGAGCACGCCCGCCGCCGCGCCCTCCTCCGCGCCGCATGATCATCCGGGGCCGGATCAACGCGCGCCCCGCGTGCTGGTGGTGGAGGACGACCACGAGATCCGCGCGTTCATCGCGGGCATCCTGGAGCAGCACTACCGCGTGCTGGAGGCGTCCAACGGCGAGGAGGGGCGTCAGCGCGCGATGACCGAGCACCCGGACCTGGTGCTCTCCGACGTGATGATGCCGGTGATGTCCGGACTCCAGCTCCTGGACGTGCTGCGCGCGTCGCCGCAGACGGTGGACATCCCCATCATCCTGCTCACCGCGCGTCAGGACGTGTCCGCGAAGGTGGAGGCGCTGGGCTCGGGGGCCAATGACTACCTGGGCAAGCCCTTCAGCCCGCGCGAGCTGCTGGCCCGCGTGGAGACGCAGCTGCGCCTGCGCGAGGCGGCGGTGCGCGCGGCGGAGAACGAGCGGCTGGCGGCCATCGGTCTGTTGACGTCGGGCTTCGCGCACGAGGTGCGCAATCCGCTCAACGGGCTGATGAACGCGCTGGTGCCGCTGAAGGAAGTGGTGCAGGGCGGGCAGGGCACGGATCCCGACATGGGCGTGGCCATGCTGGAGGTGATGGAGGAGTGCGGTCAGCGCATCCGCCACCTCGCCGAGTCGCTCCTGTCCTTTGTCCGCACGGCGGAGAAGCCGGTGGCCGTGCGCCTGGACGCCGCGCTGGACTCCACGCTGAGCGTGCTGGGATGGAAGGTGCCGCCGGGCGTGGTGGTGGAGCGCGCGTACCACTGCTCGGAGCCCGTGCTGGGAGACCCGGGCACGCTCAACCAGGTGTGGCTCAACCTGCTCGATAACGCGCTGCGCGCCGTGGGGGAGAGCGGGCGGGTGCGCGTGGCCACCGCGCGCGAGGGGGACGAGGTGCTCGTGTCCTTCAGCGACACGGGCGTGGGCATCCGCCCCGAGGACATGGAGCGCATCTTCCAGCCCTTCTTCTCCACCCGCGCGGCGGGCGAGGGCACGGGGCTGGGGCTCGCGCTCAGCCGGCGCATCATCCTCCAGCACGGAGGCCGCATCGGCGTGACGAGCAAGCCGGGCGAGGGGACGCGGGTGGAAGTCCGCCTGCCCTTGCGCCCGACGGTGGGCGGGGCGCCTGCTCCCACTCAGCCCTCCCAGGACAGGTGGACACGCCGGCTCGGCTGA